The genomic DNA CGAAAGTCTTTGAATTCTTGGtgtgcatttttaaaaattttttttactaatatgttattttttggaaattaaaaaattatctgacgTCTGCTGAAttttaaatgacaaaaaaaatttttaaattaaataggattcaaataaataaacattaaaatttttttatatttgcaatattttaaataattagctaCACAATATGTGcgacaataatatttaaagtcatggtatatacatttttttattaatattatgaataatttttattatttttttttttttccctcgccctggtgaaaatttttcggacttttgtccgaaaaagtctttagaactctgaaaaagtctttagaactctagaactgagtttttcagacagaagtccgaaaaattttcaccagggCGCAGAATTGCCATAACGGTATATGTCTACGGTATTTGCCTAGTATTTTTTGGGTATAAGCATTATTACGGTATACCCACGGTATAAATGTGGtatatttgtgaaattttattaccgtattaaTACCGCAAATATATTGTGTTGATACCAAATTTATATAGGGACTATACCGTATTTATACTGTGGTTATACCGTATTTACGCTCTCGCTATACTGTATTTATACGATGATTATGCTCcatttatatgatttttatGCTGTACTTAAACGTCGGTTGtaccgtatttatacggtTGCTATACCTCATTTGAACAGTGGTTACACGGTATTCATACAATGTTCGCACCGTATTTATACGATGTTTATGCCGCATAAATATGGTGGTTATGCCACTTTTATACGGTGATTATGCCGTCTTACTCTTAGAAgctgaaaaatacttttcatatcTTTCAGTTTCATTAACAAGCAATCTTCAGATTCTATAACAGATACAATATGTTTTACTACTACTTGCATTCTTAAATGACTCATCTCTTCACTATGTTCTGCTTTCaattgttcaataaaaaaatacagttcattttcagtttaaaaaaaaaatttcgttcgtattaaaaaataaaaactcttgaaactagtaaaaatttttcaatttaaacataaaaatatgttgacttgatgaaaaaaaattttgattcaagatcaaaatttcaagataattatttacttggcgcaagaaaattttggttttCCGAAtcgttgaaacaaaatttcttgaatcaggaatttttttcatgattcgagttaactattttttctatgtagtAATAATTCGCAAGAACATtagttaattttgaaatataatgagaatcaatattaataactagaattattttatgattaaaaattataaaacatctTCAATTTAAACATGTCTAAACACTGCAGTGTTTATGTAGTTTGggtattttgacataaaagttttttttagctcgTAAAATTCTTTATTTGTACGTTATGAAAACCTACAcgcgtcttttaaatttaagtttctctacacagaaaatacagttaacttgaacctagaaaaatattcttgattttctatgacagaaaaaaattattaatttctatcgatttactatgaattttctatcgattttcaatgacagaaaaaaaattattaatttctatcaatttactaagaattttctatcgattttctatgacagaaaaaaaatttttaatttctatcaatttactatgaattttctatcgattttctatgacagaaaaaaaatttttaatttctatcaatttactatgaattttctatcgattttctatgacagaaaaaaattatgaatttctatcaatttactatgaattttctatcgattttatatcgcagaaaaaaaattattaatttctatcaatatactatgaattttctatcgattttctatgacagaaaaaaattattaatttctatcaatttactatgaattttctatcgattttctatgtgGAATTTGGTGTATTATAcacgtacggtaatacacacaaaaaaatagaattatcgccagttaacttccctggaaattccagagacatcccatacaaatcccatacaaatcccatacaaaatatagacccagcactcggagtttaaagaaaaaatagaattatcgccaggtaacttctctggaaatcccagagacatccaatacaaatcccatacaaaatatagacccagcactcggagtttaaaaaaaaaaatagaattatcgccaggtaacttctctggaaatcccagagacatcccatacaaatcccatacaaaatatagacccagcactcggagttaaaaaaaaaaatagaattatcgccaggtaacttctctggaaatcccagagacatcccatacaaatcccatacaaaatatagacccagcactcggagttaaaaaaaaaaatagaattatcgccagttaacttcttcggaaattccagagacatcccatacaaatcccatacaaaatatagacccagcactcggagtttaaaaaaaaaatagaattatcgccagttaacttctctggaaatcccagagacatcccatacaaatcccatacaaatcccatacaaaatatagacccagcactcggagtttaaaaaaaaaattagaattatcgccaggtAACTTCtttggaaattccagagacatcccatacaaatcccatacaaaatatagacccagcactcggagttaaaaaaaaaaaaatagaattatcgccagttaacttctctggaaatcccagagacatcccatacaaatcccatacaaaatatagacccagagctcggagtttaaaaaaaatagaaatatcgccagttaacttctctggaaattccagagacatctcatacaaatcccatacaaatcccatacaaaatatagacccagcactcggagtttaaaaaaaaaattagaattatcgccagttaacttctctggaaattccagagacatcccatacaaatcccatacaaaatatagacccagcactcggagtttaaaaaaaaaattagaattatcgccagttaacttctctggaaattccagagacatcccatacaaatcccatacaagatatagacccagcactcggagttaaaaaaaaaaatagaattatcgccagttaacttctttggaaattccagagacatctcatacaaaatatagacccagcactcggagttaaaaaaaaaaatagaattatcgccaggtaacttctctggaaatcccagagacatcccatacaaatcccatacaaaatatagacccagagctcggagtttaaaaaaaaatagaaatatcgccagttaacttctctagaaattccagagacatctcatacaaatcccatacaaatcccatacaaaatatagacccagcactcggagtttaaagaaaaaatagaattatcgccaggtaacttctctggaaatcccagagacatccaatacaaatcccatacaaaatatagacccagcactcggagtttaaaaaaaaaatagaattatcgccaggtaacttctctggaaatcccagagacatcccatacaaatcccatacaaaatatagacccagcactcggagttaaaaaaacaaatagaattatcgccaggtaacttctctggaaatcccagagacatcccatacaaatcccatacaaaatatagacccagcactcggagttaaaaaaaaaaatagaattatcgccagttaacttcttcggaaattccagagacatcccatacaaatcccatacaaaatatagacccagcactcggagtttaaaaaaaaaatagaattatcgccagttaacttctctggaaatcccagagacatcccatacaaatcccatacaaatcccatacaaaatatagacccagcactcggagtttaaaaaaaaaattagaattatcgccaggtAACTTCtttggaaattccagagacatcccatacaaatcccatacaaaatatagacccagcactcggagttaaaaaaaaaaaaatagaattatcgccagttaacttctctggaaatcccagagacatcccatacaaatcccatacaaaatatagacccagagctcggagtttaaaaaaaatagaaatatcgccagttaacttctctggaaattccagagacatctcatacaaatcccatacaaatcccatacaaaatatagacccagcactcggagtttaaaaaaaaaattagaattatcgccagttaacttctctggaaattccagagacatcccatacaaatcccatacaagatatagacccagcactcggagtttaaaaaaaaaatagaattatcgccagttaacttctctggaaatcccagagacatcccatacaaatcccatacaaatcccatacaaaatatagacccagcactcggagtttaaaaaaaaaattagaattatcgccaggtAACTTCtttggaaattccagagacatcccatacaaatcccatacaaaatatagacccagcactcggagttaaaaaaaaaaaaatagaattatcgccagttaacttctctggaaatcccagagacatcccatacaaatcccatacaaaatatagacccagagctcggagtttaaaaaaaatagaaatatcgccagttaacttctctggaaattccagagacatctcatacaaatcccatacaaatcccatacaaaatatagacccagcactcggagtttaaaaaaaaaattagaattatcgccagttaacttctctggaaattccagagacatcccatacaaatcccatacaagatatagacccagcactcggagttaaaaaaaaaaatagaattatcgccagttaacttctttggaaattccagagacatctcatacaaaatatagacccagcactcggagttaaaaaaaaaaatagaattatcgccaggtaacttctctggaaatcccagagacatcccatacaaatcccatacaaaatatagacccagagctcggagtttaaaaaaaaatagaaatatcgccagttaacttctctagaaattccagagacatctcatacaaatcccatacaaatcccatacaaaatatagacccagcactcggagtttaaagaaaaaatagaattatcgccaggtaacttctctggaaatcccagagacatccaatacaaatcccatacaaaatatagacccagcactcggagtttaaaaaaaaaatagaattatcgccaggtaacttctctggaaatcccagagacatcccatacaaatcccatacaaaatatagacccagcactcggagttaaaaaaacaaatagaattatcgccaggtaacttctctggaaatcccagagacatcccatacaaatcccatacaaaatatagacccagcactcggagttaaaaaaaaaaatagaattatcgccagttaacttcttcggaaattccagagacatcccatacaaatcccatacaaaatatagacccagcactcggagtttaaaaaaaaaatagaattatcgccagttaacttctctggaaatcccagagacatcccatacaaatcccatacaaatcccatacaaaatatagacccagcactcggagtttaaaaaaaaaattagaattatcgccaggtAACTTCtttggaaattccagagacatcccatacaaatcccatacaaaatatagacccagcactcggagttaaaaaaaaaaaaatagaattatcgccagttaacttctctggaaatcccagagacatcccatacaaatcccatacaaaatatagacccagagctcggagtttaaaaaaaatagaaatatcgccagttaacttctctggaaattccagagacatctcatacaaatcccatacaaatcccatacaaaatatagacccagcactcggagtttaaaaaaaaaattagaattatcgccagttaacttctctggaaattccagagacatcccatacaaatcccatacaagatatagacccagcactcggagttaaaaaaaaaaatagaattatcgccagttaacttctttggaaattccagagacatctcatacaaaatatagacccagcactcggagttaaaaaaaaaaatagaattatcgccagttaacttctttggaaattccagagacatctcatacaaaatatagacccagcactcggagttaaaaaaaaaaatagaattatcgccaggtAACTTCTctagaaattccagagacatctcatacaaatcccatacaaatcccatacaaaatatagacccagcactcggagtttaaaaaaaaaattagaattatcgccagttaacttctctggaaattccagagacatcccatacaaatcccatacaaaatatagacccagcactcggagttaaaaaaaaaaaatagaattatcgccagttaacttctctggaaatcccagagacatcccatacaaatcccatacaaaatatagacccagagctcggagtttaaaaaaaaatagaaatatcgccagttaacttctctggaaattccagagacatctcatacaaatcccatacaaatcccatacaaaatatagacccagcactcggagtttaaaaaaaaaattagaattatcgccaggtAACTTCtttggaaattccagagacatcccatacaaatcccatacaaaatatagacccagcactcggagttaaaaaaaaaaaatagaattatcgccagttaacttctctggaaatcccagagacatcccatacaaatcccatacaaaatatagacccagagctcggagtttaaaaaaaaatagaaatatcgccagttaacttctctggaaattccagagacatctcatacaaatcccatacaaatcccatacaaaatatagacccagcactcggagtttaaaaaaaaaattagaattatcgccagttaacttctctggaaattccagagacatcccatacaaatcccatacaaaatatagacccagcactcggagtttaaaaaaaaaattagaattatcgccagttaacttctctggaaattccagagacatcccatacaaGTCCAATAATAATCCCAtacaaaatatagacccagcactcggagtttaaaaaaaaaatagaattatcgccaggtaactttcatttttatgaaaaattagtaataatgTTTAGCTAATTACttctttttgaataaaattagcaatatttttttgctaatttctaattttttgaaaaaattagtaatattaTCGATATCGTTAACAAAAATATCGACACTGCCGATCACTGGTGGATATTAACCATATTCCGtggttaattttgaattttttcactaCGGACTCTAGttgtgaattattttttacaataaatgcAATTGGAGATCATGGACttaatcttttattaattgaatttacatATACCTAGAATATGTTGAATTTTCATTCGAGTGAtcattttatttctaatttgGAAGGAAATTCATGGAGCGTATGTCAACAAGCCCATACGACAACTTTAGCAAGTGCAGAACTGCAAGTGCCTTTAGGCGTTTATCACGACCAATACGTCTTGTTGAACAGTGCCAACGTGCCAGTACTTATCGTAACGTTTTACACATCAAACtcaataagaaaattattgtcaaatataaatttcattggtAAGAATTTGTTAAACCCAATAATAATGGAATTCCAGACTTTGTGGAACAGGTTGCGgtttttttaaagtgattttatATCAACGGATTTCGGAGGTGGTCCGTGGAACGTCTATGGTGATCTACTGAACTTCGATCAGAATGGATTTGTTAGGATAGTGGTTGCAATACATCATTAAATCGTGTATTTTTGTTCATAGAGTAGAgactataatttatatttaaataaattttttttgtaagtccaatttcaatttcaaagAGCTATTATTCATGGTATCATTGATGAATATTAATGACACGATGTAAAGTTAGTTTTACTGTGTTATCATCTTAAATGGTACTTGTCATTTTGTCGAATGACAGAGGTTGATCTGTACCAGATATGTTGCCAAGTTCTGGAATATAATAGTTCTGAAATAAgtgtcttaccagggacactacagcCGATGgacgcgatctcgtggcgagcaccgaactacttcCGCTGCTGCTGTCTATAGCACTGGTGACTTCCCTCTCCTACATATCTATGGGCGTGTTCAGAAACACACTCTGGAAGAGAAATATTCAACTCCTGCGTTCAGAAATATCCTCTGGTGCAACCAGAGGTGcgatttaacattacaaaggTACTAATCACACCTGGATAGGTAATTTTTCATCTCCAGAGTGCATTTCTGAACACGCCCTATATCTTCTATATCCATAAAATGGTAGGTCTTTTTTTTGAACGCATATCACGCGAAAGACTTTGAATTCTTGGtgtgcatttttaaaaatttttttactaatacgtaatttgtttaaaattaaaaaattatctgacgtctactgaatttaaaatgccaaagaaaatttaaaaattaaataggattcaaataaataaacatcaaaatttttttatatttgcaatatattaaataattattagataGGTAAATAATATGTGCGACAATAGTATTCAAAGTCATGGTATAtacattttgttattattattatgaataattatttttttttattttttcataatcatATTCTCTCTTACGAAAAACATGTCGCATTGATAATCaactacattttttattataaaaatgttgtacatttttgttattttatttattttttttccattattaaCGTTCACAATTGATAAATCAATagtcatttaaatatattatccaTATACCAGCTGTAattgtattaataatttgtagcaAGGACGTATAGACACAATTATCCAGTACTTTTTTGGTACACACAACGATCATtcacttaatttattatttattcgcaATTTATCGGGATAACtcgaattttcaataattagtcatcgttatttattaattaattaattaactaattaataataattaataagaggcgttacaataaagttttttttttaaggcaaAAACctttaatacaaatttaattatttaatggcaaataattaaaacgaaATTTACACAGTTCGctcaatgataaattaattataacaacattacaatagtatttaattgtttttcgttttttaatttaaatataaatgattaattgatcaagtatcagaaaaaaaaacagaatacTGATCTTCGAGTCTTAtgacattaatttaattgttaattattaatagtaactataattttaaatctaaaacaatcaaaataatattaaataaataaatggaaattaacatttactaatatataatatatatataaaagtatgcccttgatcttttatataaacaagttatttaataattaaattgatataaatattacaatattaaattcattaattaattgtttaaataattaattttattattataattataaatacaaaaaaaaattaaacagaaaaaatttaatttatcttatGACCGGTAATTAatcacaatttaaaaatacgtctcacatgaatttaataataattctctctcataaatttatattttatcagaatctagtttataattttttaaagataatacgagaataaaaaataaatcggcTAATGGCGCAAAATATACTAAGagtttatttcttatttatcattttatttttctttaaaaatattcatgtatatttttcttatataactttttttttgatatttatttattatttatttattcattcatttttcgatTAATAGTTTTTGTTCACAATTTCTTTGTGTAACGATTAAAGAtcacaggattttttttttctgatgcaAAATCTAATGACAGCgagtttatataatttatttatttataatatttttttttttcttatttttttagaaatctaCTTATATATCGTCCGGttgattgtttattaatttattattataaatatttagagtATAAGGAAGAACGTATGCACGTATAATTAACGTGATTATTAgacgattagaaaaaatttaatcgtaaaagatattaaaattttctatattgtGGAGAATTAAGCCACTGATTGGATATACGTCTTCAAtgctatttataattaaaattgttccATTggttgttaataattaattttaatttttttcatcagtcTAATtagtttgttattattatttaattacgattaattaataacacgTGTCGAGTCGGATAATTTTTaaccaattaataattttaaaaaattttaaaataatcctgATGGAATTTATTGTTGTTGCTGATGTTGTCTACgcgaatttattttgaatgaaaaataaaaaagtttacgaGACTAGAAATAAGTagaatacattttcaaatcaccggtttttaaaatagagagccgatattttttaaaataattaaataatgacaGGATCAGGCTGATGTTGAAAAGAGTCAGTAAGATGGGAGAGAACAGTTGGAATACAATCGAGATGATTATCTAAAATACTAATCTGGTAACCTAGTCAGAGTCTTCCTCAATAGTAGGTGGTAACATGGCAAGATGGTGAATCTCCAACATCCCTCGGGAAAGTGCATATTCTGCAAGGGCGCGGTGACAAAATACATACTGATCAGGCATTTGAATACTGTAAGCTCGCTGGGCACGAATTTTTTCAACTGTACCACGTATGTCAACAGTTCCTGTATCTTCCAGACGAGATATACAAATATCCAGTGTGCAAAATGTTCCTAGAAAACGTATCAATCAccaattagtaaaaataatacccatgtattttttttaaaaggtttagttgtgataaataaatattatttattaccagTACGACCGATTCCAGCACTACAATGTACAACAATTGGTGGGCCACGAGGATGACCAGCCCAAGTATCTCCTCTGCTAGCAAGTAATTTTGTTTGCTGCTGTCTTACCAATGAAAGAAATTGCAATAGAGCTCTTGCTGATTGTGGTACTCCGTAGTCTGGCCAAGCTGTGTACAACATATGACAGACTTCACGGGTTTCTTCAGTCTGCAATCaacaaaatattacaatataaTTGCTAATATACCAACGTACAACAcacatgttaaatatttataataaagacCTTGTTGTTGGTCAAAAGCAGCATAGATATCGTGTAATCTGGATTCGTGTCGACTTCAAGTGTCGTTACAGTGAACCCACCAGCAGATACTTCATCACCAGGTTCAGGACCCCAGTACTGCGCGCATTTAGTACGGCCTCGCTCAATAACTCtgaagtaataaatttatcaggtTTAAATCTCCGGTTACTAATTAATCCAACGAATAAATTATCAGACTCTAATCCTACCTGGTAGTCATGACAACAACTAGAGTCTGTTGTTCCCAAACCATCCGCCAAAAGTCCCCACAAGTCTTGGGCAATGGTCCTTGTGTGCTGATAAAAGCGTTCTTTTGTTTATAACCATCGACAAAATTAGCATTGATATAGTCAGAGGAAGGATCATTGTCAACTTGAGACAGACAAACTCTCGAGTGATCGTAACACAGCACATCGGTGTATCGATTTTTCGGTTGGTTTTGACGCAATTTGGCATTATTAAACGAACCATCGGGTGGCCTTTGTTTTATTTCCGCGTACTCAGCTACCAAACCGGCACGTCCACGTGAGTGAATGGCCTCAACAAGCTGCTCCATTGTGACAGCTTGCAAACCCAGGTCTCCATGAAGACTGTCGTCGTCGCTGAACCCAGAGCTTGCAGACGAGGGCGGCTGTACTGGTGACGGTGCTTCATCACTTGCTAGCCAGCAATCGCCGTTTGTTATTTCAATGTCACCAATTGTCACACTTCCATTTTTAATCTTGTGCTTTTCGCTTATTGGACTCGTTGAGTTACTGCTACTTACAACATTGTTTGTTGTTTCATTTGTTGGGCTGTGATTTGGTGACTTTGATGTTGGTGATAGAGGACTACCCACTCTAGGGGTAACCtggaaaatttatcattatcatcatcatcatcatcaatagACTTGccatcataaattaaataaatgaatagttAATTACCTCACACAATTCACCACCACTACGATTCGTCATGGACTTGAGACAATGTAACAGCCAGGCTTCATGCTGTATCTCCAAAGTACCGCCCAAACGTTGTGGTAACGAATCTCGTGGAATATGAAGTGTCAATTGTGGAATTGATACCGTAAATACGCGGTCTCGTAATTTTTCTCTTACAAATAaacgtaaaattttaaacggaGCTTTGAACCAGAGCGGTGCTGTTACAATCAGTACTTTTTTCAACTTTGCTGGATACCCTccctaaaaaataaacaattaacaCAATAAGTATAAAACGTCCGTAGtactattcaaatttataacaatttagcggataatttaaatgagtttctattattaattttgcgACGACATTAAACTTGGATTCATTCCAATGACCCAGAACTTTCGCagtaatagtttatatttaaaataatataaaatgataaatttaacgggacacttttattgtaaaataaactctattgatttttgttttgttgctccataaaattgttgaaaaataaaaaataaaaaaggtaaaaattattcatattatGTGTGACGTCACTCTGgtgttaattaatcaaatt from Microplitis mediator isolate UGA2020A chromosome 7, iyMicMedi2.1, whole genome shotgun sequence includes the following:
- the LOC130672310 gene encoding tyrosine-protein phosphatase non-receptor type 9 isoform X2; this encodes MAAALTVEQEQATKEFIEAVNKCRAGRRASPVSWSTAVKFLTARKFEVSRALALYEQHEATRRREGLATLHPTQEPLLSELRTGKFTVLPSRDGTGAAIAIFTAHLHLPQCTTHQTTLQGGYPAKLKKVLIVTAPLWFKAPFKILRLFVREKLRDRVFTVSIPQLTLHIPRDSLPQRLGGTLEIQHEAWLLHCLKSMTNRSGGELCEVTPRVGSPLSPTSKSPNHSPTNETTNNVVSSSNSTSPISEKHKIKNGSVTIGDIEITNGDCWLASDEAPSPVQPPSSASSGFSDDDSLHGDLGLQAVTMEQLVEAIHSRGRAGLVAEYAEIKQRPPDGSFNNAKLRQNQPKNRYTDVLCYDHSRVCLSQVDNDPSSDYINANFVDGYKQKNAFISTQGPLPKTCGDFWRMVWEQQTLVVVMTTRVIERGRTKCAQYWGPEPGDEVSAGGFTVTTLEVDTNPDYTISMLLLTNNKTEETREVCHMLYTAWPDYGVPQSARALLQFLSLVRQQQTKLLASRGDTWAGHPRGPPIVVHCSAGIGRTGTFCTLDICISRLEDTGTVDIRGTVEKIRAQRAYSIQMPDQYVFCHRALAEYALSRGMLEIHHLAMLPPTIEEDSD
- the LOC130672310 gene encoding tyrosine-protein phosphatase non-receptor type 9 isoform X1 codes for the protein MAAALTVEQEQATKEFIEAVNKCRAGRRASPVSWSTAVKFLTARKFEVSRALALYEQHEATRRREGLATLHPTQEPLLSELRTGKFTVLPSRDGTGAAIAIFTAHLHLPQCTTHQTTLQGVVYQLDAALESAETQKHGLVFIYDMSDSKYQNFDYDLSQKILTLLKGGYPAKLKKVLIVTAPLWFKAPFKILRLFVREKLRDRVFTVSIPQLTLHIPRDSLPQRLGGTLEIQHEAWLLHCLKSMTNRSGGELCEVTPRVGSPLSPTSKSPNHSPTNETTNNVVSSSNSTSPISEKHKIKNGSVTIGDIEITNGDCWLASDEAPSPVQPPSSASSGFSDDDSLHGDLGLQAVTMEQLVEAIHSRGRAGLVAEYAEIKQRPPDGSFNNAKLRQNQPKNRYTDVLCYDHSRVCLSQVDNDPSSDYINANFVDGYKQKNAFISTQGPLPKTCGDFWRMVWEQQTLVVVMTTRVIERGRTKCAQYWGPEPGDEVSAGGFTVTTLEVDTNPDYTISMLLLTNNKTEETREVCHMLYTAWPDYGVPQSARALLQFLSLVRQQQTKLLASRGDTWAGHPRGPPIVVHCSAGIGRTGTFCTLDICISRLEDTGTVDIRGTVEKIRAQRAYSIQMPDQYVFCHRALAEYALSRGMLEIHHLAMLPPTIEEDSD